A portion of the Paenibacillus marchantiae genome contains these proteins:
- the modB gene encoding molybdate ABC transporter permease subunit, with protein MNVSAIDWAVFWPPVRLSLQVALLSSVIAAVFGIAVAWKMSRTSFRGKIFLETAFMLPLVLPPTVVGFILLVLLGRKSLLGQWIEAIFSAPVIFSWWAAVIASVVVAFPLVYQTMKSGFSGIDKDLEDAGRSIGANEWQVFRYISLPLAGRALMTAFILGFARALGEFGATLMIAGNIPGKTQTVPTAIYVAVDSGNQTMAWMWTGSIIIISFIMLLLTRQPRDGKA; from the coding sequence ATGAATGTGAGCGCAATAGACTGGGCGGTATTCTGGCCACCGGTTCGTCTTTCTCTTCAAGTTGCGTTGCTGTCCAGTGTGATCGCAGCAGTGTTTGGCATCGCTGTGGCCTGGAAGATGTCGCGTACCTCGTTCCGTGGCAAAATTTTTCTAGAAACGGCATTTATGCTTCCGCTTGTGCTTCCGCCGACCGTGGTCGGATTCATCTTACTCGTGTTACTGGGCCGTAAGAGCCTGCTCGGACAGTGGATTGAAGCCATCTTTTCCGCACCTGTCATTTTCTCCTGGTGGGCTGCCGTGATTGCCTCGGTGGTGGTGGCTTTCCCATTGGTATATCAGACGATGAAATCCGGCTTTAGCGGGATTGATAAGGATCTGGAAGATGCAGGCCGCTCCATCGGAGCGAATGAATGGCAGGTATTTCGTTATATCTCACTTCCGCTTGCAGGGAGAGCGTTGATGACGGCGTTCATCCTGGGTTTCGCTCGTGCACTGGGGGAATTCGGGGCCACACTCATGATCGCAGGTAATATTCCGGGCAAAACGCAAACCGTACCCACTGCGATCTATGTTGCTGTGGATTCGGGCAATCAGACGATGGCCTGGATGTGGACCGGCTCTATTATTATCATTTCGTTTATCATGCTGCTCTTAACCAGACAGCCGCGCGACGGGAAGGCATGA
- the modA gene encoding molybdate ABC transporter substrate-binding protein, translating to MKKSIGYVLGSMSLGLALVLAGCGASTDSKDTSTAMEQTGTTPATSGESSTAGATDPQEKVELTISAAASLTDAMKEIETNFEAANPNVELNFNFGASGALQQQIEQGAPADVFVSAATKNMNALVDEKLIASGDQTNLLQNSLVAIIPADRSDTVTSEKDLTADSIKTVAIGIPESVPAGTYAKEALTNAKLWDQLEGKLVQGKDVRQVLQYVETGNADAGFVYKTDALTSDQVKIAFEVDKNSYTPANYPVGIIEGTKHRTEAEQFYTYLQTPEVLDVFAKYGFSIPK from the coding sequence ATGAAAAAGAGTATTGGATATGTGTTGGGGAGTATGTCACTTGGACTGGCTCTCGTATTGGCCGGTTGTGGTGCAAGCACAGACAGTAAAGATACATCCACAGCAATGGAACAAACGGGTACAACACCAGCGACATCAGGTGAGAGTTCAACGGCTGGGGCAACAGATCCTCAGGAAAAGGTGGAGCTAACGATCTCAGCGGCAGCCAGTCTCACGGATGCCATGAAGGAAATTGAAACGAACTTTGAAGCCGCGAATCCCAATGTGGAGCTTAACTTCAACTTTGGTGCATCCGGTGCATTACAACAGCAAATTGAACAAGGCGCGCCAGCAGATGTTTTTGTATCGGCTGCGACCAAAAATATGAACGCGCTCGTGGATGAGAAGCTGATTGCATCCGGTGATCAGACGAATTTGCTCCAAAATTCATTGGTAGCCATCATTCCAGCGGATCGTTCAGATACCGTAACAAGCGAGAAGGATCTGACGGCTGATTCTATCAAGACCGTAGCGATTGGTATACCGGAAAGTGTGCCTGCAGGAACCTATGCGAAGGAAGCACTGACCAATGCCAAACTGTGGGATCAGTTGGAAGGTAAGCTTGTACAGGGCAAGGATGTCAGACAGGTTCTGCAATATGTAGAAACAGGCAATGCGGATGCGGGGTTTGTGTACAAAACGGATGCACTCACTTCTGATCAGGTGAAAATTGCTTTTGAAGTGGACAAGAACAGCTATACACCAGCCAATTATCCAGTAGGGATTATTGAAGGTACGAAGCATCGGACAGAAGCAGAACAATTCTACACGTATTTGCAAACGCCTGAAGTGCTTGATGTATTTGCTAAATACGGGTTCTCCATTCCGAAATGA
- a CDS encoding helix-turn-helix transcriptional regulator, producing MTEEQSYTTEEISKLLKISKLTVYDLIKKGDLVAYRVGKQMRVDATDLEAYKQRSKQLQSPAHRAAVDSVHPTESHFGTGSDPTNHVVHSAANASPLSRGTFAAFTSMTGNPSPAHSARHLVITGQDVSLDILMRYMEKHTRDIRPLRSFMGSLDGLISMYSGESDLVSTHLLDGDTGEYNLPYIRKILIGWSYVVVNLLTRPAGLYVQRGNPRGLQNWTDLKQPELRLANREKGSGARVLLDEQLRLHGIPASQLIGYDVEETSHMGVVAKVSSGEADVGIGSEKAARLVGQVDFIPLVQERYDLVMLKKQGNEAWIESVLRILQSPEFRQELQSFDGYDVSRTGEILYEV from the coding sequence ATGACGGAGGAGCAATCCTATACCACCGAAGAAATATCCAAGCTACTCAAAATATCCAAACTGACGGTCTACGATCTGATTAAAAAGGGAGACCTCGTCGCTTATCGCGTCGGCAAACAAATGCGTGTTGACGCCACCGATCTGGAGGCTTATAAACAGCGCTCCAAGCAGCTTCAATCGCCAGCGCACCGGGCCGCTGTGGATTCAGTTCACCCCACTGAATCTCATTTCGGGACGGGAAGTGATCCGACCAATCATGTCGTTCATTCCGCTGCAAATGCTTCGCCTCTATCCAGAGGGACATTCGCAGCCTTTACCTCCATGACGGGCAATCCTTCGCCAGCCCATTCGGCCCGTCATCTGGTCATTACAGGACAGGATGTCAGCCTCGATATTCTCATGCGATATATGGAAAAGCACACACGGGATATTCGTCCACTGCGTTCGTTCATGGGCAGTCTCGATGGCTTGATCTCCATGTACAGTGGGGAATCCGATCTGGTCAGTACCCATCTGCTGGATGGAGATACAGGAGAATATAATCTGCCCTACATTCGCAAAATCCTGATTGGCTGGTCATATGTCGTCGTGAATCTGCTAACACGGCCTGCCGGGCTGTATGTGCAACGAGGTAACCCGCGGGGCTTGCAAAACTGGACAGATCTGAAGCAGCCTGAGCTGCGATTGGCTAACCGGGAGAAAGGGTCGGGTGCACGTGTATTACTGGATGAACAATTGCGTCTGCATGGTATCCCTGCTTCCCAGCTGATTGGGTATGACGTGGAAGAAACCAGTCACATGGGTGTAGTTGCCAAGGTCAGTTCCGGCGAAGCCGATGTAGGGATCGGCAGCGAGAAGGCTGCACGACTTGTCGGTCAGGTTGATTTTATTCCACTTGTTCAGGAACGTTACGATCTGGTCATGCTGAAGAAACAAGGGAACGAAGCGTGGATAGAATCAGTACTGCGCATTCTGCAATCACCGGAATTCAGGCAGGAACTGCAATCATTTGATGGGTATGATGTATCCCGAACGGGTGAAATTTTGTATGAAGTCTAG
- a CDS encoding amino acid ABC transporter permease — protein sequence MSIDFNFIYTSFFQILKALPLTLVITIVPLIAGFGIGLVTALIRIYKVPWVYRIADFYVSFFRGTPMLMHLFLIYYGIPLIIDKLAARYGWAFQSSSIPILVFVLIAFSLTAGSYMSEIIRSGILAVDTGQMEAAHAVGMSTSQAMRRIILPQAVGAVLPNLCSMFVGFLHGSTLAFTVSQMDILGKADVVASVSLKFLEAFIAAALIYWGLTVIVERITALLERRVAVYSKGGVS from the coding sequence ATGTCTATTGATTTCAACTTTATCTACACATCTTTTTTCCAGATTCTAAAGGCATTGCCACTAACACTCGTCATTACGATTGTACCGTTGATCGCAGGCTTTGGCATTGGTCTGGTTACTGCTTTAATTCGAATCTATAAGGTTCCCTGGGTCTACCGGATCGCTGATTTCTATGTTTCGTTTTTTCGGGGGACACCGATGCTGATGCACTTGTTTCTAATCTATTACGGGATTCCGTTGATCATCGACAAACTGGCTGCCCGGTACGGCTGGGCCTTTCAGTCTTCCTCCATCCCCATTCTGGTGTTCGTGCTCATCGCCTTCTCGTTGACTGCCGGATCTTATATGTCCGAGATTATCCGTTCCGGTATTCTTGCAGTGGACACTGGGCAGATGGAAGCTGCACATGCCGTGGGCATGAGTACCTCCCAGGCAATGAGACGCATTATTTTACCGCAGGCGGTGGGTGCGGTTCTGCCGAATCTGTGCAGTATGTTTGTTGGTTTCCTGCATGGATCAACACTCGCGTTTACCGTATCACAGATGGATATTCTCGGGAAAGCGGATGTGGTGGCTTCGGTCAGTCTGAAATTTCTGGAGGCTTTCATTGCTGCCGCATTGATCTATTGGGGTCTGACGGTGATTGTCGAACGGATTACAGCTTTGCTGGAACGCAGAGTTGCCGTGTACAGCAAAGGAGGGGTGTCATGA
- a CDS encoding CgeB family protein — MSLKHRKTRKSHAPVLSLADQARKNGQHAGYDAGKEEGYLRGRANYIVNCAQEPLPFRQLHVLYVSSGKGFPYSPLDEAIMATLQGMVAQVTLSDPRQPVSEIALQTRPDLVLVLDGMDIPLEHLDAIRQAGIQTAIWLTDDPYYTDMTLETVQHFDHVFTLELNCVELYRQNGCPSVHYLPFAAFTNHYFPITTPSALHRDVSFIGSAYWNRVYFFNPIMAQLMSHNTVFNGIWWDRLPDYAAYGEKIELGRWMSPQETNDVYNGTKIVINLHRSHEDDSVNNNHVKISPASPNPRTFEIAASTTLQLTDARDDLARFYKPGVEIETYSSPQELLDKVEYYLTHEKERREIALRGLERTLKDHTYGKRINEILSIIFP; from the coding sequence ATGTCTCTCAAACACCGTAAAACGAGAAAGTCTCATGCACCAGTGCTCAGTCTGGCTGACCAAGCACGCAAAAACGGGCAACATGCCGGATATGATGCGGGCAAGGAAGAAGGATATTTACGTGGCCGTGCCAACTATATCGTCAATTGTGCACAGGAGCCATTGCCTTTCCGGCAGCTTCACGTGCTGTATGTATCTTCGGGTAAAGGATTCCCATATTCCCCACTGGACGAAGCCATCATGGCAACATTGCAGGGCATGGTTGCCCAGGTAACTCTTTCCGATCCACGTCAGCCTGTATCCGAAATTGCGTTGCAAACCCGTCCTGACCTGGTGCTTGTGCTGGATGGTATGGATATTCCGCTGGAACATCTCGATGCGATTCGCCAAGCAGGCATTCAGACGGCAATTTGGCTCACGGATGATCCGTACTATACGGATATGACGCTTGAGACAGTACAGCATTTCGATCATGTGTTCACATTGGAACTGAACTGTGTCGAGTTGTATCGACAAAACGGCTGCCCTTCCGTTCACTACCTGCCCTTTGCTGCATTCACTAATCATTACTTCCCAATCACCACACCATCTGCATTACACCGGGATGTCAGTTTTATCGGATCGGCCTACTGGAACCGGGTGTATTTCTTCAATCCGATCATGGCACAGCTGATGTCACACAATACCGTATTTAATGGCATCTGGTGGGATCGCCTGCCAGACTATGCTGCTTACGGTGAGAAGATCGAACTGGGTCGCTGGATGAGTCCGCAGGAAACGAATGATGTCTATAACGGCACTAAAATTGTCATCAACCTTCACCGCTCCCATGAAGACGATTCCGTTAACAACAACCATGTTAAAATTTCACCAGCCTCCCCGAATCCGAGAACATTTGAAATTGCGGCGTCTACGACCCTTCAATTGACCGATGCGCGGGATGACCTGGCACGTTTCTATAAACCGGGTGTGGAGATCGAGACCTACTCTTCCCCTCAGGAGTTGCTCGATAAGGTTGAATACTACCTCACTCATGAGAAAGAGCGCCGTGAAATTGCACTTCGAGGGCTGGAACGGACATTGAAGGATCACACGTATGGCAAAAGAATCAACGAAATATTGAGCATTATATTCCCTTAA
- a CDS encoding amino acid ABC transporter permease codes for MGKSFDLSLVLDFVPELLRYLHITLIVLGGSIVFGLVGGVLLAVPRLYRIPVLSQLATLYVSFMRGTPILIKLFLVYYGLPELLKPIGVDLSRTDPLVFVIVTYALSDAASFAEIFRGAVRSVDKGQTEAAYAAGLTTFQSFRRIVVPQALIVAFPNMANTLIGSLKDTSLAFSIGVMDMVGRGQTLISATSHALEVYISLSIVYYVIVLVLEKGFAIAERRLQRHERKKEVPGPVVRAERLKRIAG; via the coding sequence ATGGGTAAATCATTCGATCTGTCATTGGTTCTGGATTTCGTCCCTGAACTGCTGCGATATTTGCATATTACACTGATTGTACTGGGCGGTTCCATTGTGTTCGGTTTGGTGGGCGGTGTACTTCTGGCGGTCCCGAGGTTATACCGGATTCCGGTGCTGAGCCAGCTCGCGACCCTGTACGTCTCTTTCATGCGGGGCACACCGATTCTCATCAAATTGTTTCTGGTCTACTACGGATTACCTGAATTGCTCAAGCCTATAGGAGTCGATCTGTCCAGGACCGATCCGCTGGTATTTGTCATCGTGACTTATGCGTTAAGTGATGCAGCGTCCTTTGCCGAAATCTTTCGCGGAGCTGTGCGCAGTGTGGACAAGGGCCAGACGGAAGCAGCATATGCGGCGGGCTTGACCACGTTTCAGTCGTTTCGGCGAATTGTGGTTCCGCAGGCGCTCATCGTTGCTTTTCCAAATATGGCGAATACGTTGATTGGTTCGTTAAAGGATACGTCACTTGCTTTCTCGATTGGGGTCATGGACATGGTGGGCAGGGGGCAAACGCTGATCTCGGCTACATCGCATGCACTTGAAGTGTATATTAGTCTGTCGATTGTTTACTATGTTATCGTGCTTGTCCTTGAAAAAGGGTTTGCTATCGCAGAGCGCAGACTCCAGCGTCACGAACGTAAGAAAGAAGTCCCTGGGCCAGTGGTTAGAGCTGAACGCCTGAAACGAATAGCGGGGTGA
- the folE2 gene encoding GTP cyclohydrolase FolE2, producing the protein MQKVQQNNRISRVVNDSFIMPDKTERLRLFGSVDPIQGGKPVRKEEMQDLQNSKNDFLFELQQVGIDQVKYPLDVISAKDPVRLSSIGTFRLTTSLDRESKGINMSRLMEQLQHSRGEGLSDRIPDLVALTQQMAEQMNQAKAELKVTYPWFYERTAPVTGLSGLNHSLATVHVIWEAGKSPVLRTGLHIQVTTLCPCSKEISEYSAHNQRGLLRIQVQANPGEALPGYWKEELLNVAESNASSCLYPILKRPDEKRVTERAYENPRFVEDIVRLVAADLYEKHWVNKFKVDCKNEESIHQHDAVARIVYDKSR; encoded by the coding sequence ATGCAAAAGGTACAACAGAATAACAGGATTAGCCGAGTAGTGAACGATTCTTTTATCATGCCGGATAAAACTGAGCGCTTGCGGTTATTCGGCTCCGTTGATCCGATACAGGGAGGTAAGCCTGTACGGAAAGAAGAGATGCAAGATTTGCAGAATAGCAAAAATGATTTTCTATTTGAGCTGCAGCAAGTCGGTATTGATCAGGTGAAGTATCCTTTGGATGTCATTTCGGCCAAAGATCCCGTTCGATTGTCCAGCATCGGAACGTTCCGGCTGACGACTTCGCTGGATCGCGAATCGAAAGGCATTAACATGAGCCGCTTGATGGAGCAGCTTCAGCACAGTCGCGGTGAAGGGTTAAGTGACCGGATTCCGGATCTCGTTGCGCTGACGCAGCAGATGGCCGAACAGATGAATCAGGCGAAGGCAGAGCTGAAAGTGACCTATCCCTGGTTCTACGAACGAACCGCCCCCGTAACCGGTTTGTCTGGACTAAATCATTCTTTGGCTACGGTTCATGTCATCTGGGAAGCTGGAAAATCTCCTGTTCTGAGAACAGGTTTACATATACAGGTCACGACGTTATGCCCATGTTCAAAGGAGATCAGCGAATATAGCGCGCACAACCAGCGGGGGTTATTGCGTATCCAGGTACAAGCCAACCCGGGAGAAGCGCTGCCGGGCTATTGGAAGGAAGAGCTGTTGAATGTGGCGGAATCCAATGCAAGTAGCTGTCTTTACCCCATACTCAAAAGGCCTGATGAGAAACGGGTCACGGAACGTGCATATGAGAACCCGCGATTTGTGGAAGATATCGTCAGGCTGGTGGCGGCAGATCTGTATGAGAAGCACTGGGTCAATAAATTTAAGGTAGACTGCAAAAATGAAGAGTCCATTCATCAACATGATGCCGTAGCTCGTATCGTATATGACAAGTCGAGATAA
- a CDS encoding DUF3024 domain-containing protein yields the protein MLDLFTIRRIQSVMNGYIHEKVPAPLRTMVKLTYEMNDNELILTEERPAEERYQWDKLHIARFYWEENQWKVYAKDGHSSWNVVDVIEPCPDFEDLLEQVERDEAGLFWR from the coding sequence ATGTTGGACTTGTTTACCATTCGAAGAATTCAATCGGTGATGAACGGTTATATCCATGAGAAGGTCCCGGCACCACTGCGCACCATGGTGAAATTAACGTATGAGATGAATGACAATGAACTGATTTTGACCGAGGAAAGGCCTGCTGAAGAACGATATCAGTGGGACAAACTGCATATTGCCCGATTTTACTGGGAAGAGAATCAGTGGAAGGTATATGCCAAAGACGGACACAGTAGCTGGAATGTGGTAGACGTTATTGAGCCTTGTCCTGATTTTGAAGATCTGCTAGAGCAGGTTGAGCGGGACGAAGCGGGTCTGTTCTGGCGCTGA
- a CDS encoding transporter substrate-binding domain-containing protein, which yields MVNQWGIQKFRTALLFITMLVVLAGCSSGNASNESDSASASGQDKVKKIIVGTGTQFPNVCFIDENGKLTGYDVELIREIDKRLPEYEFEFSTMEFKNLLLSLETKKIDLIAHQMEVNEERQAKFLFNDEAYNIFPNKIVVSEKNQDVKSIEDLKGKKLIVGATSNAAVLAEKWNAANGNAIDIVYSGAGEDTNTQIKTGRVDATISTQFAIDYQNKVVDAQLKTVGEALSNSKVYFILNKDEEELKTKIDEALKSIKEDGTLSKLSTEWLGADYTVEE from the coding sequence ATGGTTAATCAATGGGGGATTCAGAAATTCCGGACAGCATTGCTGTTCATTACTATGTTGGTGGTACTGGCGGGTTGCAGTTCAGGCAATGCATCGAATGAATCGGATTCCGCATCTGCGTCCGGTCAAGATAAAGTGAAGAAGATCATTGTGGGTACAGGTACTCAATTCCCGAATGTTTGCTTTATTGATGAGAATGGCAAGCTGACGGGGTACGATGTAGAACTGATCCGCGAGATTGATAAACGATTGCCTGAATATGAATTCGAGTTCAGTACAATGGAATTTAAAAACCTGCTGCTTAGTCTTGAAACGAAGAAAATAGACCTGATCGCTCACCAAATGGAAGTGAATGAAGAGAGACAGGCCAAGTTCCTTTTTAATGACGAGGCATATAACATTTTCCCTAATAAAATCGTTGTAAGCGAGAAAAACCAGGATGTAAAATCCATCGAGGATCTGAAAGGTAAAAAACTGATTGTTGGCGCTACGAGTAATGCGGCTGTACTGGCTGAGAAATGGAATGCAGCGAATGGAAATGCCATCGACATTGTGTATTCCGGAGCAGGGGAAGATACGAATACTCAGATCAAAACAGGCCGGGTGGATGCAACTATCAGCACGCAGTTTGCCATCGATTATCAAAATAAAGTGGTGGATGCACAGTTAAAGACTGTGGGAGAGGCTCTGTCCAATTCCAAAGTGTATTTCATTCTGAACAAGGATGAGGAAGAGCTCAAAACAAAAATTGATGAAGCGCTCAAATCAATCAAGGAAGATGGAACATTGAGCAAATTGAGCACAGAGTGGCTGGGAGCCGATTACACGGTTGAGGAATAG
- a CDS encoding amino acid ABC transporter ATP-binding protein — translation MISLTNIHKSFGQQEVLKGIDLTVEQGDVVAILGPSGSGKTTLLRCVNFLERADEGKVQISGLTVDCKHARKHDIVQLRRKTAMVFQHYNLFKHKTVLDNVTEGLIIAQKMSKADARERALRVLEQVGLSAKINEYPSMLSGGQQQRVGIARALALNPEVILFDEPTSALDPELVGEVLSVIRSIAQEGITMIVVTHEMGFAREVANRVVFMDGGSVVEEGTPEEVFVRPKQERTRQFLSRYSSDWSYVI, via the coding sequence ATGATATCACTGACGAATATACACAAATCTTTTGGTCAGCAGGAAGTGTTGAAAGGTATTGATCTGACTGTGGAGCAGGGGGATGTTGTTGCCATTCTTGGACCGAGCGGGTCCGGCAAAACGACATTGCTGCGCTGTGTGAATTTTCTTGAACGTGCCGATGAGGGCAAGGTACAGATCAGCGGATTAACCGTAGACTGCAAGCATGCCCGCAAACATGACATTGTGCAGTTGCGGCGAAAAACGGCGATGGTGTTCCAGCACTATAACCTGTTCAAACATAAAACGGTACTGGATAACGTAACTGAAGGATTAATCATCGCTCAGAAAATGTCCAAAGCCGATGCTCGTGAACGAGCCTTGCGTGTACTTGAACAAGTGGGCCTGTCCGCCAAAATTAATGAGTATCCCAGCATGTTGTCAGGTGGACAACAGCAGCGGGTAGGCATTGCTCGGGCGCTGGCACTGAATCCAGAGGTAATTCTGTTCGATGAACCAACCTCGGCGCTTGATCCTGAACTTGTAGGTGAGGTGCTGTCGGTCATTCGATCGATTGCCCAGGAAGGCATCACCATGATTGTTGTCACCCATGAAATGGGTTTTGCCCGTGAGGTGGCAAATCGAGTTGTATTCATGGATGGGGGTTCCGTAGTGGAAGAAGGCACACCGGAGGAAGTGTTTGTGCGGCCCAAACAGGAACGTACCCGCCAATTCCTCAGTCGATACTCTTCCGATTGGAGTTATGTCATCTGA
- a CDS encoding CgeB family protein: protein MKDVAKRRHRPPTEAEIAYRGGYAEGRRFGGCQAMMERVQMFEPTVRNMKVLYIPQGFDAIDEGVIGALQQSVRECVVGSPANMLQEASQHMPDLVLVMNGLHVFPPDHLEQVNGIRGLGIRTAVWFVDDPYFTEDTTTICQHYDVVFTHEEAAVPFYTAHGAGRVIYMPLAVNPGMFQPRRTAPQHQYDICFIGTGFWNRIALFDELAPFLADKKVFIAGSQWNRLKRSDILGRFIHEGWIDPGATVDYYNGAKIVINVHRTCENGEDNRNTHHLQGHSINPRTYEISACGTMQITDARNDLPRYYRPGYDIETFTTAAELQRKIKYYLHHEEERRALAWRGLLTTLNQHTFTRRIAQLLEHV from the coding sequence GTGAAGGATGTGGCAAAACGACGACACCGGCCGCCTACAGAAGCGGAGATAGCTTACCGTGGCGGATATGCAGAAGGCCGCAGATTTGGCGGCTGTCAGGCCATGATGGAGCGAGTGCAGATGTTTGAGCCGACCGTGCGGAATATGAAAGTGCTGTACATTCCGCAAGGATTCGATGCCATCGATGAAGGCGTCATTGGAGCCTTGCAGCAATCTGTTCGTGAATGTGTTGTCGGATCGCCGGCAAACATGCTGCAGGAAGCCAGCCAGCACATGCCCGATCTGGTGCTGGTCATGAATGGACTACACGTATTTCCTCCCGATCATCTGGAACAGGTGAATGGCATAAGGGGACTTGGAATACGAACAGCAGTATGGTTTGTGGATGACCCGTATTTTACCGAAGATACGACAACCATCTGTCAGCATTACGATGTCGTGTTCACGCATGAGGAAGCGGCCGTGCCGTTCTATACTGCACATGGAGCAGGTCGGGTGATCTATATGCCGCTGGCAGTGAACCCGGGAATGTTTCAACCAAGGCGTACGGCGCCGCAGCATCAGTATGACATTTGTTTTATCGGCACCGGATTCTGGAACCGAATTGCACTGTTCGATGAGCTGGCTCCTTTTCTGGCGGACAAAAAGGTATTCATTGCCGGCAGCCAGTGGAACCGGCTGAAACGCTCCGACATCCTGGGCCGATTCATCCATGAAGGCTGGATTGATCCTGGAGCGACAGTGGATTATTACAATGGCGCCAAAATCGTGATTAACGTACACCGGACTTGCGAGAATGGGGAAGACAATCGCAATACGCATCATCTCCAAGGCCATTCCATTAATCCGCGGACGTATGAGATCAGCGCCTGTGGCACGATGCAGATAACGGATGCACGCAATGATCTGCCACGTTACTACCGGCCTGGATATGACATCGAGACCTTTACAACCGCGGCTGAACTTCAGCGCAAAATCAAATATTATCTGCACCATGAAGAGGAACGGCGAGCCCTGGCTTGGCGAGGGCTGCTTACCACACTGAACCAGCATACGTTCACTCGTCGTATTGCTCAGCTGCTGGAGCACGTGTAA
- a CDS encoding GNAT family N-acetyltransferase produces MTEQYRLATLEDAEQLQAVTVDAYETIRALNIPFPAGHATLEVIQNNIVQHECYILEKAGEIIATVTLDRAEDVQRQAISPYPFIRWFAVSPAHKSQGYGSKLLDWVEQHIILQKLDAPAVFLATATRHPWLAPMYERRGYEPFHHKTVQTPERQEEIVFMVKTLDPSRYETPSVQTG; encoded by the coding sequence ATGACCGAACAATACCGATTGGCAACACTTGAAGATGCCGAACAATTGCAGGCTGTTACCGTTGATGCCTATGAAACGATTCGGGCCCTGAACATTCCTTTTCCAGCCGGACACGCTACACTGGAAGTTATACAGAATAATATTGTACAGCATGAATGCTATATTCTTGAAAAAGCCGGAGAAATCATTGCCACGGTTACCCTTGATCGAGCCGAAGATGTACAGCGGCAAGCCATCAGCCCCTATCCTTTCATCCGCTGGTTCGCGGTAAGTCCGGCCCATAAAAGCCAGGGCTATGGCTCTAAACTATTGGATTGGGTTGAGCAACATATCATTCTACAGAAGCTTGATGCTCCTGCCGTATTTCTGGCAACGGCGACCCGCCATCCCTGGCTTGCTCCCATGTATGAACGGAGGGGATATGAACCTTTTCATCACAAAACGGTACAGACACCTGAACGGCAGGAAGAGATTGTATTTATGGTCAAAACGCTCGACCCTTCCCGTTATGAGACGCCTTCTGTTCAAACAGGCTGA
- a CDS encoding nucleoside recognition domain-containing protein → MRKIGMNGKDLIPVLSGFGCNVVAVFQSRTCSSCTRKACVSMISFGSACSYQIGASLSIFSSGGKPWLFFPYMLVLVLAGAIHTRLWNRNRLDDTLPLHANRTFLQKPSWRSVSWRVRSVMKQFLVQAMPIFIGICVVATLLEQTRILSALTGALTPVLAIFHLPGDAAGGILFSILRKDGLLVLNQDQGSFVEDLSGGQLFILVYLASTLTACLVTMWTIRKELGAVFAMQLAGKQLVTSLGSAFILVWLWNWIA, encoded by the coding sequence ATGCGCAAAATCGGCATGAACGGCAAGGATCTGATTCCGGTCCTCAGTGGTTTTGGGTGCAATGTCGTGGCTGTGTTCCAGAGCCGTACCTGCAGCTCCTGTACACGAAAGGCCTGTGTTTCAATGATTTCCTTCGGTTCTGCTTGCAGCTACCAGATAGGAGCTTCTCTATCCATATTCAGTTCCGGCGGCAAGCCGTGGCTGTTCTTTCCTTATATGCTTGTACTGGTACTTGCGGGTGCAATTCATACACGTCTGTGGAATCGAAATCGGCTGGATGACACGCTCCCGTTACATGCTAACCGGACCTTTCTGCAAAAGCCATCATGGCGCTCTGTTAGCTGGCGCGTTCGGTCTGTCATGAAGCAGTTTCTCGTGCAGGCGATGCCTATTTTCATCGGTATTTGTGTGGTGGCTACGTTGCTGGAGCAGACGAGGATATTGTCTGCCCTGACTGGCGCGTTGACGCCGGTACTTGCGATCTTTCATCTGCCGGGCGATGCCGCAGGCGGCATTCTGTTTTCCATTTTGCGAAAAGACGGATTGTTGGTGCTGAATCAGGATCAGGGTTCCTTCGTTGAAGACTTGAGCGGCGGGCAGCTGTTTATTCTTGTGTACCTGGCTTCCACGTTAACGGCATGTCTGGTGACGATGTGGACCATTCGCAAGGAGTTGGGAGCAGTCTTTGCCATGCAACTGGCAGGCAAACAGCTCGTAACGTCACTGGGCAGTGCATTTATACTGGTATGGCTATGGAACTGGATTGCATAA